One genomic segment of Paraburkholderia caffeinilytica includes these proteins:
- a CDS encoding O-antigen ligase family protein has translation MIFAPSLVWLSTALLFFAPAVNLVWRGGTGYCFFVILALALGAAVANRRTPGYFSGLRTYRWYTIGMLAFIVAIAVQQALLGYWLPRQFDALSRFMLALPVFLLLRQLPSRHLRMIGWGCAAGALAAGIWALVDQPAGGWTDANRLNNSYTNAIPFGDTALLLGFLSVFTMGWDKPRDWRVLGLRLLALVGGGYASYLSGSRGGWLAVPVFVVLLGLQYQWYAHKKRFLITTLAIVIGAGALLSTERVQKRLAEVPNDVSMMHQGEDYTSVGLRLQLWNASRLIFTRHPVYGVGKGRLVDELGVLAKRGEVKSQIVNERAHSDFFSTLAEMGAVGVICLLLFYYGISVYFWRHRRSGDPAIRAASYAGLAVATSTVIFGLTIDVLVPIMVTVLLALLVATFLAVIDARKRELAAAQPAGSPSARQTAAGVKA, from the coding sequence ATGATTTTTGCTCCCAGTCTGGTCTGGCTCAGCACAGCCCTGCTGTTTTTCGCACCCGCGGTCAATCTCGTATGGCGCGGCGGCACGGGCTACTGCTTCTTCGTCATTCTCGCGTTGGCGCTCGGCGCCGCCGTGGCCAACCGGCGCACGCCGGGATACTTCTCCGGATTGCGCACTTACCGCTGGTACACGATCGGCATGCTGGCTTTTATCGTGGCAATCGCCGTCCAGCAGGCGCTGCTCGGTTATTGGCTGCCGCGTCAGTTCGACGCATTGTCGCGCTTCATGCTTGCCCTGCCAGTCTTCCTTCTGCTGCGGCAATTGCCTTCCAGGCATCTGCGCATGATCGGCTGGGGTTGTGCCGCCGGCGCGCTGGCGGCCGGCATCTGGGCACTCGTCGATCAACCCGCCGGCGGCTGGACGGATGCGAATCGTCTGAATAATTCCTATACGAATGCGATTCCGTTCGGCGATACCGCGCTGCTGCTCGGGTTCCTGTCGGTCTTCACCATGGGCTGGGACAAGCCGCGCGACTGGCGTGTGCTGGGGCTTCGACTGCTGGCGCTGGTGGGCGGCGGCTACGCGTCCTATCTGTCGGGCAGCCGGGGCGGCTGGCTGGCCGTGCCCGTGTTTGTCGTGCTGCTCGGCTTGCAGTACCAGTGGTACGCACACAAGAAGCGTTTCCTGATAACGACGCTGGCGATCGTGATCGGCGCGGGGGCGCTCCTGTCGACCGAGCGGGTTCAGAAACGCCTCGCCGAAGTACCGAACGATGTGTCGATGATGCATCAGGGCGAAGACTACACATCGGTAGGCCTGCGCCTTCAGTTGTGGAATGCGTCGCGGCTGATCTTTACGCGTCATCCGGTGTACGGCGTCGGCAAGGGGCGTCTGGTGGACGAGCTGGGTGTGCTGGCCAAGCGTGGCGAAGTGAAGAGCCAGATCGTCAACGAGCGCGCCCATAGCGACTTTTTCTCGACCCTCGCCGAGATGGGCGCGGTCGGCGTGATCTGCCTGTTGCTGTTCTACTACGGCATCTCGGTGTACTTCTGGCGTCACCGGCGCTCGGGCGACCCGGCGATTCGCGCGGCGTCCTATGCAGGTCTGGCGGTCGCCACCAGCACGGTGATTTTCGGGCTGACCATCGACGTCCTCGTGCCGATCATGGTGACGGTACTGCTCGCGCTACTGGTCGCCACGTTTCTCGCGGTGATCGATGCGCGCAAGCGTGAACTTGCCGCGGCGCAACCGGCCGGATCGCCTTCGGCCCGCCAAACCGCTGCCGGCGTCAAGGCCTGA